Proteins encoded in a region of the Bacteroidales bacterium genome:
- a CDS encoding carbamoyl phosphate synthase small subunit, which yields TRALTKIIREEGVMLGKIIIDEEEVDLYDPNEENLVQKVSTSTVQKYGDGKYKVILLDLGLKNNIIRCLVNRDTTVVRVPWDYDFLTEDYDGLFITNGPGDPKRADTAIQNIGRALHKDKPVMGICLGTQLMALATGGDTYKLKYGHRSHNQPVLLQGTNRCYITSQNHGYVVDIDTLGSDWELYFTNLNDNTCEGIRHRKYPFFATQFHPEASGGPVDTEFLFDDFLDLLKDYNNQ from the coding sequence ACAAGGGCATTGACCAAGATCATCAGAGAAGAAGGGGTTATGTTGGGAAAAATCATAATTGACGAGGAAGAGGTTGATCTGTACGATCCCAATGAAGAAAATCTGGTGCAAAAAGTAAGTACCTCTACGGTTCAAAAGTATGGGGATGGAAAATATAAGGTAATATTGCTGGATTTGGGGCTTAAGAACAACATCATCCGGTGTTTGGTTAACAGGGATACCACTGTTGTCCGGGTTCCATGGGACTACGATTTTTTAACGGAGGATTATGACGGTCTCTTTATAACCAATGGGCCGGGGGATCCAAAAAGGGCAGATACAGCAATACAGAACATTGGCAGGGCCCTGCACAAAGACAAACCGGTTATGGGTATCTGTCTGGGCACTCAGCTTATGGCGCTTGCTACGGGGGGTGATACCTACAAGCTGAAGTATGGTCACCGGAGCCACAATCAGCCGGTGTTGCTTCAGGGCACCAACCGGTGTTACATTACTTCGCAGAATCATGGTTATGTTGTGGATATTGATACATTGGGCAGTGACTGGGAGTTGTATTTTACCAATCTGAATGACAATACATGTGAAGGGATCAGGCACCGCAAATACCCGTTTTTCGCAACGCAATTTCATCCCGAAGCTTCAGGCGGACCTGTAGATACCGAATTTCTTTTCGATGATTTTCTTGATTTATTGAAGGACTATAATAACCAATGA
- the carB gene encoding carbamoyl-phosphate synthase (glutamine-hydrolyzing) large subunit — MRNTTQNISKVLVLGSAALKIGEAGEFDYSGSQALKAMREEGIRTVLINPNIATVQTSEEVADEIYFLPVTPEFVTEVIKKERPDGILLAFGGQTALNCGVALYRNKVLEDYNVKVLGTPVQGIIDTEDRDIFKEKLRDIDVMSAESIAANNLKEAKEAAEKLGYPVILRAAYALGGQGSGFCFNEKELENTASIAFSYSEQVLIEESLKGWKEIEYEVVRDHDDNCITVCNMENFDPIGIHTGESIVVAPSQTLTNREYHMLRELSIRIIRHIGVVGECNVQFALDPVSEDYRVIEVNARLSRSSALASKATGYPLAFVAAKLALGYGLHELKNSVTQTTPAFFEPALDYVVCKIPRWDLNKFIGVSNQIGSGMKSVGEVMAIGRNFEEAIQKGLRMIGQGMHGFVGNKDVETELLEKELAVPTDMRIFYLTKAFYEGYSIEKLYELTKIDSWFLQRLKNIFDLHTAMKAYDSPADLPDELLREAKKKGFSDFQIARFVMKSDDDQIGEHMLQVRTHRKERNILPSVKQIDTLAAEYPAYTNYLYLTYNGEEHDIVFQRDGKSAVVLGSGAYRIGSSVEFDWCGVNALNALNKEGYRSVMINYNPETVSTDYDVSDRLYFEELTLERVLDIIDLEEPYGVIVSTGGQIPNNLAIRLHQQNVNVLGTSPESIDKAENRHTFSAMLDRLGVDQPRWQELSNIEEIYRFIDEVGYPVLIRPSYVLSGAAMNVVSNREELEEFLNLAVKVSRQYPVVVSEFIENGKEIEMDAVANKGDIVVYAISEHVEFAGVHSGDATFVFPAQKIYVETVRRIKKIAREIAYELQITGPFNVQFIAKDNDVKVIECNLRAARSFPFVSKVLKTNFIELATRVMLGEQVEKPVNSLFDLDYIGVKAPQFSFSRLQKADPILGVEMASTGEVGCIGQTYYEAILKAMLSVGYSIPQKNVLLSSGPARSKLEMLTSAKMLIQRGYNLYATEGTHDFFRQNGVETTVLHWPDEDRQPNTIDFLKEKKIDLVVNVPKHHGKNELDNDYRIRRTAIDQNIPLITNARLASAFIYSFCKYDTKSLEIKSWNEY, encoded by the coding sequence ATGAGAAATACCACACAAAATATATCCAAAGTTCTTGTCTTGGGCTCAGCCGCTCTCAAAATCGGCGAGGCCGGTGAATTTGACTATTCCGGTTCACAAGCACTTAAGGCGATGAGAGAAGAAGGTATACGCACCGTGCTCATTAATCCCAACATTGCCACTGTTCAGACTTCGGAAGAAGTTGCCGATGAAATTTATTTTCTGCCGGTTACCCCGGAATTCGTTACCGAGGTAATCAAAAAAGAACGGCCCGATGGGATATTACTGGCTTTTGGAGGTCAAACGGCTTTGAACTGCGGCGTGGCGCTATACAGAAACAAAGTGCTGGAGGATTATAATGTAAAGGTACTGGGAACTCCCGTGCAGGGGATTATCGATACGGAAGACCGGGATATATTCAAAGAAAAGCTCAGGGACATCGACGTAATGTCAGCAGAAAGTATTGCTGCCAATAATCTGAAAGAAGCTAAAGAGGCCGCAGAAAAGCTCGGTTATCCGGTGATTCTCAGGGCTGCCTATGCATTGGGAGGACAGGGTAGTGGCTTTTGCTTTAATGAGAAGGAGCTGGAAAATACTGCCTCCATAGCTTTTTCTTACTCGGAGCAGGTACTGATCGAGGAATCGCTTAAGGGCTGGAAGGAAATAGAATATGAAGTCGTCCGGGATCATGATGACAATTGCATTACCGTATGTAATATGGAGAATTTTGATCCCATCGGTATACATACTGGCGAGAGTATTGTGGTGGCTCCTTCACAAACCCTCACCAACCGGGAGTATCATATGCTCAGGGAGCTCTCTATACGTATCATCCGTCACATAGGTGTCGTCGGGGAATGCAATGTTCAGTTTGCTTTGGACCCGGTTTCCGAAGATTACCGGGTTATTGAGGTAAATGCCAGATTATCCCGTTCCAGTGCCCTTGCATCCAAAGCTACCGGTTACCCGCTTGCTTTTGTGGCGGCTAAACTGGCGCTGGGATATGGCTTACACGAGCTGAAAAATTCGGTTACCCAAACCACACCGGCATTCTTTGAACCTGCCCTGGATTATGTGGTTTGTAAGATCCCCAGATGGGACCTGAATAAGTTTATAGGCGTCTCCAATCAGATTGGCAGCGGTATGAAAAGTGTCGGGGAGGTTATGGCTATCGGAAGGAATTTTGAGGAAGCCATTCAGAAGGGATTGCGTATGATCGGGCAGGGGATGCATGGTTTTGTTGGCAACAAAGATGTAGAGACAGAGCTGCTTGAGAAAGAGCTTGCCGTTCCCACTGATATGCGGATATTTTATCTTACCAAAGCCTTTTATGAGGGCTATTCGATCGAAAAATTATATGAGCTGACCAAAATTGACAGTTGGTTTCTTCAGCGGCTTAAAAACATCTTCGACCTGCATACCGCAATGAAGGCATACGATTCCCCGGCAGATTTGCCGGATGAGCTGCTCCGTGAAGCCAAGAAAAAAGGATTTTCTGATTTTCAGATAGCCCGCTTTGTGATGAAAAGCGATGATGATCAGATCGGTGAACATATGCTTCAGGTAAGGACGCACCGGAAAGAAAGAAATATTTTGCCCTCGGTAAAACAGATCGATACCCTGGCAGCAGAATATCCTGCCTACACCAATTACCTTTATCTGACCTATAACGGGGAGGAGCACGATATTGTCTTTCAGCGCGACGGTAAATCGGCCGTAGTATTGGGTTCCGGAGCTTACCGGATAGGAAGCAGCGTAGAATTTGACTGGTGTGGGGTTAATGCCCTTAATGCCCTGAATAAGGAAGGCTACCGTTCCGTCATGATCAACTATAATCCCGAAACAGTCAGCACCGATTATGATGTGTCCGACCGGCTCTATTTCGAAGAACTTACCCTGGAACGGGTGCTGGATATCATTGATCTGGAGGAGCCGTATGGAGTCATTGTATCTACCGGAGGACAGATCCCCAACAATTTGGCCATCCGTTTACACCAGCAAAATGTTAATGTACTGGGAACGTCCCCGGAATCTATAGATAAGGCGGAAAACCGCCATACCTTTTCCGCTATGCTCGACCGCCTGGGTGTTGATCAGCCCAGATGGCAGGAGCTTTCAAATATTGAGGAGATATACCGGTTCATTGATGAAGTTGGATACCCGGTATTGATCCGCCCCTCGTATGTGCTTTCGGGTGCTGCCATGAATGTAGTTTCTAACCGGGAAGAGCTGGAGGAATTTCTTAATCTGGCCGTAAAGGTTTCCAGGCAATATCCGGTGGTGGTCAGTGAGTTTATTGAGAACGGTAAGGAAATTGAAATGGATGCTGTGGCCAACAAAGGCGATATTGTAGTTTATGCCATATCTGAACATGTTGAATTTGCAGGGGTTCACAGCGGAGATGCTACATTTGTGTTTCCCGCACAAAAAATTTATGTGGAGACGGTGCGGAGGATTAAGAAGATTGCCCGTGAAATAGCCTATGAGCTGCAGATTACCGGCCCGTTTAATGTGCAGTTCATTGCCAAAGACAATGATGTAAAGGTTATTGAATGCAATCTCCGGGCAGCCAGAAGTTTCCCGTTCGTTTCAAAAGTTTTGAAGACGAATTTCATCGAATTGGCTACGCGGGTCATGCTGGGTGAGCAGGTTGAAAAACCCGTGAATTCATTGTTTGATCTGGACTACATTGGGGTTAAAGCTCCTCAGTTTTCTTTCTCCCGGCTTCAGAAAGCCGATCCGATCCTGGGTGTTGAGATGGCTTCCACCGGAGAGGTAGGATGCATCGGGCAAACCTATTACGAAGCAATACTGAAAGCCATGCTTTCTGTAGGTTATTCCATCCCTCAGAAGAATGTGCTGCTTTCCTCCGGGCCGGCACGGTCTAAGCTCGAAATGCTTACCAGTGCAAAAATGCTGATCCAAAGGGGGTACAACCTCTATGCCACGGAAGGAACCCACGATTTTTTCAGGCAAAACGGGGTTGAAACTACTGTTCTGCATTGGCCTGATGAAGATCGGCAGCCCAATACCATAGATTTTCTCAAGGAGAAAAAGATCGATCTGGTTGTTAACGTGCCCAAACATCACGGGAAGAACGAGCTGGACAATGATTACCGGATAAGACGAACGGCCATAGATCAAAATATACCCCTGATCACCAATGCAAGGCTGGCCAGCGCGTTCATCTATTCTTTCTGTAAATATGATACAAAGAGTCTGGAAATAAAGAGCTGGAATGAATACTGA
- a CDS encoding HD domain-containing protein, producing MNLIERISDIARSHFESASSSHRWDHTQRVYRMALHLSELEGADREIVALAALLHDIGRTEEDRSRGRIRHAERGADMARKILAGESLENDKIEKIVHCIVTHRFRDNKQPETPEAKVLFDADKLDSIGAVGVARAFLFAGEVGAMLHDKEVDPENSAPYSAEDTAYREYLVKLQYIKDRMFTQSGLKLAKDRHRFMTDFFDRLNREVDGEI from the coding sequence ATGAACCTGATAGAAAGGATCAGTGACATTGCCAGGAGTCATTTTGAAAGCGCCAGTAGCAGTCACCGCTGGGATCATACCCAACGTGTTTATCGTATGGCTCTCCATTTGAGCGAACTGGAAGGAGCCGACCGGGAAATTGTTGCATTGGCTGCTTTGTTGCATGATATTGGCAGGACTGAAGAGGACCGGAGCCGGGGGCGCATTCGTCATGCCGAAAGAGGGGCCGACATGGCACGGAAAATTTTAGCGGGTGAAAGCCTTGAAAATGATAAGATCGAAAAAATCGTTCATTGTATAGTTACCCATCGGTTCAGGGACAATAAGCAACCAGAAACGCCTGAAGCCAAAGTGTTGTTTGATGCGGATAAGCTTGATTCTATCGGGGCAGTAGGCGTTGCCAGAGCTTTCCTGTTTGCCGGAGAAGTCGGGGCCATGCTGCACGATAAGGAGGTAGACCCGGAGAATTCGGCCCCCTATAGTGCGGAAGATACTGCTTACAGGGAATATCTGGTCAAACTGCAATACATAAAAGATCGAATGTTTACCCAAAGTGGCCTGAAGCTAGCGAAAGACAGACACCGCTTTATGACAGATTTCTTTGACCGCCTGAACCGGGAAGTGGATGGTGAAATATGA